In Collimonas arenae, a single genomic region encodes these proteins:
- a CDS encoding branched-chain amino acid ABC transporter substrate-binding protein, translating to MQINAKNTLLAAAMTLTMATAVQAQEQVVKIAHVGPITGPVAHVGKDNENGARMAIDDLNAKHLVIGGKKIKFVLQAEDDGSDPKQATSVAQKLVDAKVAAVIGHLQSGTSIPASKIYFDAGIPQISPSATSAKYTEQGFNTTFRVVANDSQLGAAMGRYAAKVLHAKKVAVIDDRTAYGQGLATEFLKDAKANGVDIVSTQYTNDRATDFSAILTAVKAKQPDLIFFGGIDASAGTMLRQMRQLGITAKFMGGDAICTAALPRLAGEGLLDDQVYCAIAGGVENQAPLDAFKAAYKQKYNADIVQYAPYTYDAVMIIAKAMQEANSVDPKQYLPKLGKIQYTGVTGKIAFDDKGDIKNGTLSIYTFRNGQQVLLSLTK from the coding sequence ATGCAGATCAATGCCAAAAACACGTTGCTGGCCGCCGCAATGACCTTGACGATGGCGACTGCCGTGCAGGCGCAGGAGCAGGTTGTGAAGATCGCTCACGTCGGTCCGATCACAGGTCCGGTCGCACACGTCGGCAAGGACAATGAAAACGGCGCGCGCATGGCGATCGACGATCTCAACGCCAAACATCTGGTGATCGGCGGTAAAAAGATCAAATTCGTGCTGCAGGCCGAAGATGACGGCAGCGACCCGAAGCAGGCGACCAGCGTCGCCCAGAAACTGGTGGATGCGAAAGTGGCGGCGGTGATCGGCCACCTGCAATCCGGCACCTCTATCCCCGCTTCGAAGATCTATTTCGATGCCGGCATCCCGCAGATTTCGCCTTCCGCTACCAGCGCCAAATATACCGAGCAAGGTTTCAACACTACTTTCCGCGTGGTGGCCAACGATTCCCAGCTCGGGGCAGCGATGGGACGCTATGCGGCCAAGGTCCTGCACGCCAAGAAGGTCGCGGTCATCGATGACCGTACCGCTTACGGCCAGGGTCTGGCGACCGAATTCCTCAAGGATGCCAAAGCCAACGGCGTCGATATCGTCTCGACTCAATACACCAACGATCGCGCCACCGACTTCAGCGCCATCCTGACCGCCGTCAAAGCCAAGCAGCCCGACCTGATTTTCTTTGGCGGCATCGACGCCAGCGCAGGCACCATGCTGCGGCAAATGCGCCAGCTCGGCATCACCGCCAAGTTTATGGGCGGCGATGCGATCTGTACCGCAGCGTTGCCACGTCTGGCCGGCGAGGGTTTGCTGGATGACCAGGTGTATTGCGCGATCGCCGGTGGGGTTGAAAACCAGGCGCCGCTGGATGCCTTCAAGGCCGCCTACAAGCAGAAATACAATGCCGACATTGTTCAGTACGCGCCTTATACCTACGACGCCGTGATGATCATCGCCAAGGCCATGCAAGAGGCGAATTCGGTCGATCCGAAACAATATTTGCCGAAGCTGGGCAAGATCCAGTACACCGGCGTCACCGGCAAGATCGCGTTTGACGACAAGGGCGATATCAAGAACGGCACGTTGTCGATTTACACCTTCCGCAACGGCCAGCAGGTTTTGCTATCGTTGACCAAGTAA
- a CDS encoding cytochrome-c peroxidase: MKVFGSNHSEFDFRYFDSAAGWQALVAVAVAAAALLSGCHDSNGPARTTTATATPAIVAVAVAVAVAVAAAAAAAPKPALKMWVRYPEPPATLSPAAQLGKQLFFDTSLSASGKLSCATCHSPDHAYGPPNALAVQLGGADMQRQGTRATPSLRYLGFTPKFTRHYYVPGPDETEDEGPTGGFTHDGAVDSLHQQALIPLLNVNEMANLSPAEVVAKLQKTAYVAQFRQVYGADIFDHPTVALEKATLALEAFQTEDASFHPYTSKFDAAMAGNADFTPAELRGYGLFNNPNKGNCAKCHVDTPGPGGRPAQFTDFGFQALGVPRNPEIAANRNPNYVDLGICGPDRKDMAKESEFCGMFKSPTLRNVATRGAFFHNGRFHTLEDMLHFYVERDTDPAKWYPKVKGKVAKFDDLPRRYRDNIDRLDAPFNRKAGQAPAMNDAEIGDLIAFLKTLNDGYSAKSGAKRIE, from the coding sequence TTGAAAGTCTTCGGCAGCAATCATAGCGAGTTTGATTTCAGGTACTTTGACAGCGCTGCCGGATGGCAGGCGCTGGTTGCGGTTGCGGTTGCGGCTGCGGCGCTGTTGAGCGGCTGCCACGACAGCAACGGTCCGGCGCGAACGACTACTGCGACGGCCACGCCAGCGATCGTTGCGGTTGCTGTTGCGGTTGCTGTTGCGGTTGCGGCTGCGGCTGCGGCTGCGCCAAAGCCTGCATTGAAAATGTGGGTACGCTACCCTGAGCCGCCAGCCACCTTGAGCCCGGCTGCGCAACTCGGCAAGCAGCTCTTTTTTGATACATCGCTGTCGGCTTCTGGTAAGTTGTCCTGCGCTACCTGCCACAGTCCCGATCACGCTTACGGCCCGCCGAACGCCCTGGCGGTGCAACTGGGCGGCGCCGATATGCAACGGCAGGGCACGCGCGCAACACCGTCGTTGCGCTACCTGGGATTCACGCCCAAGTTCACCCGCCATTACTATGTGCCGGGGCCGGATGAAACCGAAGACGAAGGTCCGACAGGCGGCTTTACGCATGACGGTGCGGTCGATTCCTTACACCAACAGGCCTTGATCCCTTTGCTCAATGTGAACGAAATGGCGAACCTGAGTCCTGCAGAGGTAGTCGCCAAATTGCAGAAGACCGCCTATGTGGCGCAGTTCCGGCAAGTATACGGCGCCGATATCTTCGATCATCCGACAGTGGCGCTGGAAAAGGCGACGCTGGCGCTGGAAGCGTTCCAGACTGAAGACGCCAGCTTCCATCCCTACACCAGCAAATTTGATGCTGCGATGGCCGGCAACGCCGATTTCACGCCAGCCGAACTACGCGGCTACGGCTTGTTCAACAATCCAAATAAAGGCAATTGCGCCAAGTGCCATGTCGATACGCCTGGGCCGGGAGGTCGGCCTGCGCAATTCACCGATTTCGGGTTCCAGGCGCTGGGCGTGCCGCGCAATCCGGAGATCGCAGCGAACCGCAATCCGAACTACGTCGATCTCGGCATCTGCGGACCGGATCGTAAAGACATGGCGAAGGAATCAGAGTTCTGCGGCATGTTCAAATCGCCCACCTTGCGCAACGTGGCGACGCGCGGAGCGTTCTTTCACAACGGCCGTTTCCACACGCTGGAAGACATGCTGCATTTTTACGTAGAGCGCGACACCGATCCCGCCAAGTGGTACCCCAAAGTCAAAGGCAAGGTCGCCAAGTTCGACGATCTGCCGCGGCGCTATCGCGATAACATCGATCGCCTTGACGCCCCTTTCAACCGCAAGGCAGGCCAGGCGCCGGCGATGAATGACGCTGAAATCGGCGACCTGATCGCTTTCCTGAAAACACTGAACGACGGCTATTCGGCCAAGTCTGGCGCGAAGCGTATTGAATAG
- a CDS encoding helix-turn-helix transcriptional regulator gives MAQAASRTGRLFMLMDALRSYRRPVTAARLAEDLSVSVRTIYRDVQTLIELGAPLEGEAGLGYVLRSGFFLPPLMFNEDELEALVLGARWVQRQGDAGLTQAAANALSKIATASPADLRDSMANMGLWAASWQQEPVHHLALGPIREAIRRQHKLSINYSDEHGSATERLIWPVALAFFEGKRLLIGWCELRSGFRHFRCDRIALLTVTRQRYPQHRNVLLQTWRRENQFAEEQ, from the coding sequence TTGGCACAGGCAGCAAGCCGCACCGGACGCTTGTTCATGCTGATGGATGCATTGCGCAGCTATCGGCGGCCGGTGACCGCCGCTCGGCTGGCTGAGGATTTGTCGGTCTCGGTGCGCACTATCTATCGCGATGTGCAGACCCTGATCGAGCTCGGCGCGCCGCTGGAGGGCGAAGCCGGGCTGGGCTATGTGCTGCGCTCCGGATTTTTCCTGCCGCCGCTGATGTTCAACGAGGATGAGCTGGAAGCGTTGGTGCTGGGCGCGCGCTGGGTCCAGCGTCAGGGCGATGCCGGCTTGACGCAAGCGGCCGCCAACGCGCTCAGCAAGATCGCCACCGCTTCACCGGCCGACCTGCGCGACAGCATGGCCAACATGGGTTTGTGGGCCGCCAGCTGGCAGCAGGAACCGGTTCACCACCTGGCGCTGGGGCCGATCCGTGAGGCGATCCGGCGTCAGCATAAACTCAGCATCAACTACAGCGACGAGCACGGCAGCGCCACCGAACGCCTGATCTGGCCGGTTGCGCTGGCTTTTTTCGAGGGCAAGCGACTGCTGATCGGCTGGTGTGAACTGCGTAGCGGATTCCGGCACTTCCGCTGCGACCGGATCGCGTTGCTGACAGTGACCAGGCAGCGTTACCCGCAGCACCGCAATGTGCTGCTGCAAACCTGGCGTCGTGAAAACCAGTTCGCCGAAGAGCAATAA
- a CDS encoding class I SAM-dependent methyltransferase, whose protein sequence is MTACKCCGQTSTLAGLVDFSRCGADVHAGKKIDPYAGWPVYFYRCGSCGFTFTRALDKWRTEDFAAHIYNDDYVRHDPDYLGSRPQSNADMIMNNMGRMKEQISLLDYGSGMGMMTEILGKNGFASVASFDPFSSTQRPERQFNMVTCFEVFEHVHDPLDLVKDINSFLSPDGALLFSTLLCPQQIVDDGLHNWWYCAPRNGHISFYTLPALTALATHFALRVHSFNDGLHAMYRPHVAEWLKPFIPAQDEVPELPSATAGHGQS, encoded by the coding sequence ATGACCGCATGCAAATGCTGCGGCCAGACATCTACGCTGGCCGGCCTGGTTGATTTTTCCAGATGCGGCGCCGATGTCCATGCGGGGAAAAAAATCGATCCCTATGCGGGCTGGCCGGTGTACTTTTACCGCTGCGGCAGTTGCGGCTTTACCTTCACCCGGGCGCTCGACAAATGGCGGACCGAAGACTTTGCCGCTCACATTTATAACGACGATTACGTGCGCCATGATCCGGATTACCTGGGCTCACGGCCACAGTCCAACGCCGACATGATCATGAACAACATGGGTCGCATGAAGGAGCAGATCAGCCTGCTCGACTACGGCTCCGGCATGGGCATGATGACCGAGATCCTCGGGAAAAACGGCTTTGCTTCAGTAGCCAGTTTCGATCCGTTCTCCTCTACCCAACGCCCTGAACGGCAGTTCAATATGGTTACCTGCTTCGAAGTATTCGAGCACGTGCACGACCCGTTGGACCTCGTCAAGGATATCAACAGTTTCTTGAGTCCGGATGGTGCCCTGCTATTCAGCACCTTGCTCTGCCCGCAGCAGATAGTCGACGATGGCTTGCATAACTGGTGGTATTGCGCGCCTCGCAACGGTCACATTTCATTTTATACATTGCCGGCCTTGACCGCATTGGCGACACATTTCGCGCTGCGCGTACACAGTTTCAACGATGGCTTGCACGCAATGTACCGCCCGCATGTCGCTGAATGGCTGAAGCCGTTCATACCGGCTCAGGATGAAGTCCCGGAGCTGCCGTCGGCGACGGCAGGTCATGGACAAAGCTGA
- a CDS encoding alkaline phosphatase family protein: MKPHSLALACATLVYLCGCSGGSGNSFNGGTAMVSGVAATGKALVGVTITITDSSGQNVQTALTDGNGKFTLPLKGTGPFILTAPFNDADGSAATLSSVINPNGGNAIQANLNPLTSLVTQRVLGLVPGGNPTPAQISAAKISSASIAQAVSDVSLPLQALFTALGVPASETADPIGSTTYQAVASDPLDNLFDLTRFTVHTGQVAVGADANRAVLTIPPTGNVSGSLPATAIQSVVALNNGPTTTPIQNVIVVVGENQTFDAVFGAYQPPSGQTVKNLLSQGIINADGTPGPNFSLAMQNQGATQTAYTINPTRSTAYATLPQPTAIGELAPPTFQDPGGVPDTRFPGNLPSGPFQLTKYVPYGTATSAQTGDPVHRFFQMWQQTGGDNSKLDLFTWVAATVGQGGDTKGITPSNPGQGGELMGFLNMASGDAPFFKSLAQQYALSDNYHQGIMGGTGANFYTIATADLPYFNNGGAVGTPPANQIENPNPLAQTPNFYSQDGYQGGSYVNCSDASQPGVAPILNFLNGKKVKSNCDAGKYYLVNNYNPGYDMNGNIQPIGPNNYNYPPQTVPTIAEGLAKKNVAWKWYTGGRDISDVTADAVSFGFPVSVAQFAQYNAIGDPLVASSNVMNSNLKSSLAGLTTFYSDVAKGTLPAVSFVVPKNLDSGHPGYSAPARYEAFLQDLIAKVKANPTLWAHTAILVTTDEGGGHFDSGYIQNVDFFGDGPRIPFLLVSPYARTGFIDHTYYDHSSVTKFIERNWRLPPLSPRSRDNLPNPVSVAADQYRPVNTTAIGDLMAMFNF; this comes from the coding sequence ATGAAACCTCATTCCCTGGCGCTGGCTTGCGCGACGCTGGTCTATCTGTGCGGCTGCAGCGGCGGTAGCGGCAACTCGTTCAACGGCGGAACCGCTATGGTCAGCGGCGTCGCAGCGACAGGCAAGGCGCTGGTGGGCGTGACTATTACGATTACCGACAGCAGCGGCCAGAACGTGCAGACGGCATTAACCGATGGCAATGGCAAATTCACCCTGCCGCTGAAAGGCACCGGACCATTTATCCTCACCGCACCGTTTAACGACGCCGACGGCAGCGCCGCCACTTTGTCCTCGGTCATCAATCCAAATGGCGGCAACGCAATACAAGCCAACCTGAATCCGCTGACTTCGCTGGTAACCCAGCGCGTGCTGGGCCTGGTCCCTGGCGGCAACCCGACTCCTGCGCAAATCAGCGCGGCGAAAATTAGCTCTGCCAGCATTGCACAAGCCGTCAGCGATGTCTCCTTGCCGCTGCAAGCGCTATTCACCGCGCTGGGCGTGCCCGCCAGCGAAACCGCCGACCCGATCGGCAGTACAACGTATCAGGCGGTCGCCAGCGATCCGCTCGACAACCTGTTCGACCTGACCCGCTTTACCGTCCACACCGGTCAGGTTGCGGTGGGCGCCGACGCCAATCGCGCAGTGCTGACGATTCCGCCTACCGGCAATGTCAGCGGCTCCTTGCCGGCAACAGCGATCCAGTCAGTAGTGGCGCTGAACAACGGCCCGACCACCACGCCGATCCAGAACGTCATCGTAGTCGTCGGCGAAAACCAAACCTTCGATGCGGTGTTCGGTGCGTACCAGCCGCCAAGCGGCCAGACCGTGAAAAATTTGCTATCGCAAGGGATCATCAACGCCGACGGCACGCCAGGCCCGAACTTCAGCCTGGCCATGCAAAACCAGGGTGCAACCCAAACCGCCTACACGATCAACCCGACGCGCTCGACTGCCTACGCCACCTTGCCGCAACCGACTGCGATCGGCGAACTTGCACCGCCAACCTTCCAGGATCCAGGCGGAGTGCCGGATACCCGTTTCCCGGGCAACCTGCCTAGCGGCCCGTTCCAGCTGACCAAATATGTACCCTACGGGACGGCGACCAGCGCCCAAACGGGCGATCCGGTGCATCGTTTCTTCCAAATGTGGCAACAGACCGGCGGCGACAATTCCAAGCTGGATTTGTTTACCTGGGTGGCGGCGACGGTCGGCCAGGGCGGCGATACCAAGGGCATCACGCCGAGCAATCCAGGGCAGGGCGGCGAGCTGATGGGCTTCCTCAACATGGCTAGCGGCGACGCGCCTTTCTTCAAATCGCTGGCGCAGCAATATGCGCTGAGCGATAACTATCACCAGGGCATCATGGGCGGCACCGGCGCCAACTTCTACACCATCGCCACCGCCGACCTGCCTTATTTCAACAACGGCGGCGCCGTAGGCACGCCGCCGGCCAACCAGATCGAGAATCCGAACCCGCTGGCGCAAACTCCGAATTTTTATTCGCAGGATGGCTACCAGGGCGGCTCCTACGTCAATTGCTCGGACGCCAGCCAGCCCGGCGTCGCCCCGATCTTGAATTTTCTCAACGGCAAGAAGGTCAAGAGCAATTGCGACGCCGGCAAATACTACCTGGTCAACAATTACAATCCAGGCTACGACATGAACGGCAACATCCAGCCGATCGGTCCCAACAACTATAACTATCCGCCGCAAACCGTGCCGACCATCGCCGAAGGCCTGGCCAAGAAAAACGTCGCCTGGAAATGGTATACCGGAGGCCGCGACATTTCCGACGTGACCGCCGATGCCGTCTCGTTCGGTTTTCCGGTGTCGGTCGCCCAGTTCGCGCAGTACAACGCCATCGGCGACCCGCTGGTGGCATCCAGCAATGTCATGAACAGCAACCTGAAATCCAGCCTGGCCGGCCTGACCACGTTCTATAGCGATGTCGCCAAGGGCACTTTGCCGGCAGTATCGTTCGTCGTGCCGAAGAATCTCGACAGCGGCCATCCGGGCTACTCTGCGCCGGCCCGCTACGAAGCCTTCCTGCAAGACCTGATCGCCAAGGTCAAGGCCAATCCAACACTGTGGGCGCATACCGCGATCCTGGTCACCACCGATGAGGGCGGCGGCCATTTCGACAGCGGCTATATCCAGAACGTCGATTTCTTCGGCGACGGTCCGCGCATTCCATTCCTGCTGGTATCGCCGTATGCCCGTACCGGTTTTATCGATCACACCTACTACGACCATTCGTCGGTGACGAAATTCATCGAACGCAACTGGCGCCTGCCGCCGCTGTCGCCACGCAGCCGCGACAACCTGCCCAATCCGGTCAGCGTCGCAGCCGACCAGTACCGTCCGGTCAACACCACCGCCATCGGCGACCTGATGGCCATGTTCAACTTCTAA
- a CDS encoding response regulator transcription factor gives MTGMTASALSFMILDDNQVFAETLARSLVRRGYAVTVANDGRQALAAASRIAFDLVTIDLQLAQDSGLQWIAPLRQALPQARLLVLTAYASIATTVQAIKLGADNYLAKPANLDSILLALHHDGAGEASLPVTEPATPLSVNRLQWEHIQYVLAQHQGNVSSTARALNMHRRTLQRRLAKKPVAK, from the coding sequence ATGACCGGCATGACTGCCTCCGCCCTCTCTTTCATGATCCTCGACGATAACCAGGTGTTTGCCGAGACACTGGCGCGTTCGCTGGTCCGGCGCGGCTATGCCGTGACAGTCGCCAATGACGGCCGGCAAGCGCTGGCAGCGGCCAGCCGGATTGCTTTCGATCTGGTCACCATCGATTTGCAGCTGGCGCAGGATTCCGGCCTGCAATGGATCGCACCTTTGCGCCAGGCGCTGCCACAGGCGCGCCTGCTGGTGCTGACTGCCTACGCCAGCATCGCCACCACGGTGCAGGCGATCAAGCTGGGCGCCGACAATTACCTGGCGAAGCCCGCCAATCTAGACTCCATCCTGCTGGCGCTGCATCACGATGGCGCCGGAGAGGCGTCGCTGCCTGTGACGGAACCGGCAACGCCGTTGTCGGTGAACCGTTTGCAATGGGAGCACATCCAGTATGTACTGGCCCAGCATCAGGGCAATGTGTCTTCCACTGCGCGCGCCTTGAACATGCATCGCCGCACTTTGCAGCGGCGGCTCGCCAAGAAGCCGGTAGCGAAGTAA
- the pip gene encoding prolyl aminopeptidase — protein sequence MTTSQPAVQQTPSVQLLGLYPPLEPFKSGMLDVGDGHQVYWELCGNPEGKPAVFLHGGPGGGCNADHRRLFNPEKYCVMLFDQRGCGRSTPHANLVANTTWHLVADIERLREMAGVDKWQVFGGSWGSTLALAYAEKHPGHVSELILRGIFTGRQEEIQWYYQDGASRQFPDKWEDFIAPIPPAERHEMVKAYNRRLTGSDETAKLAAAKAWSVWEGSTVKLLPDPSLAEAHEDPEFAIAFARIENHYFINECFFEDQQLLRDVGRLRGIPGVIVQGRYDVCCTPKTAWELHKAWPEAELHIVEDAGHAYSEPGILHQLIKATDKFAG from the coding sequence ATGACTACCAGCCAACCCGCTGTGCAGCAAACTCCTTCTGTTCAATTACTGGGTCTTTATCCGCCGCTGGAACCGTTCAAGTCGGGCATGCTGGATGTGGGCGACGGTCATCAGGTTTATTGGGAATTGTGCGGTAATCCTGAGGGCAAGCCGGCGGTGTTCTTGCACGGTGGACCGGGCGGGGGTTGCAATGCTGATCATCGTCGCTTGTTCAATCCGGAAAAATATTGCGTCATGCTGTTCGATCAGCGTGGTTGCGGGCGTTCTACGCCGCACGCTAATCTGGTGGCGAATACTACCTGGCATCTGGTGGCTGATATCGAGCGGCTGCGTGAAATGGCCGGGGTTGATAAGTGGCAGGTGTTTGGCGGTTCATGGGGGAGTACCCTGGCCTTGGCGTATGCTGAGAAACATCCCGGGCATGTCAGCGAATTGATCTTGCGCGGGATATTTACCGGACGCCAGGAAGAGATTCAGTGGTATTACCAGGACGGCGCATCGCGCCAGTTTCCGGACAAGTGGGAAGATTTCATCGCGCCGATTCCGCCGGCGGAACGGCATGAAATGGTGAAGGCCTATAATCGTCGCCTGACCGGCAGCGATGAGACGGCCAAGCTGGCTGCGGCTAAAGCCTGGAGCGTGTGGGAAGGTAGTACGGTCAAGCTGTTGCCCGATCCGTCGCTGGCAGAGGCGCATGAAGATCCGGAATTCGCTATTGCTTTTGCACGTATCGAAAATCACTATTTCATCAACGAATGTTTTTTTGAAGACCAGCAATTGCTGCGCGATGTCGGCCGGCTGCGTGGTATTCCCGGCGTCATAGTGCAGGGCCGCTACGATGTCTGCTGCACACCGAAAACGGCGTGGGAATTGCATAAGGCCTGGCCTGAAGCGGAGCTGCATATCGTCGAGGATGCCGGCCATGCGTATAGCGAACCGGGTATCTTGCATCAGCTCATCAAGGCGACCGATAAATTCGCTGGCTGA
- a CDS encoding glutathione S-transferase family protein, with product MRLYHHPISTNARRAVMTAHHLQQPVELVLLDLSSGDQRKHLLSINPNEKIPVLVDGDFILWESCAIMQYLADKTPGQTVYPTELQARADVNRWMFWSGQHLAPAIAIFYWENFIKDLIGAGQPDPVELRRGEVDLESFATVLDGHLAGRQWVCGGGLTLADFSIAAPLMAAGPGRAPLAQYRHLQAWFSRVQELDAWRQTELDAELMVA from the coding sequence ATGCGCCTCTATCACCATCCCATTTCAACGAATGCCCGCCGCGCCGTCATGACCGCGCATCATTTGCAGCAACCGGTCGAGCTGGTGCTGTTGGATCTATCCAGCGGGGATCAGCGCAAGCATCTGCTGAGCATTAATCCGAACGAGAAAATCCCGGTGCTGGTGGATGGCGACTTCATCTTGTGGGAATCCTGCGCCATCATGCAATACTTGGCTGACAAGACCCCGGGCCAGACCGTCTATCCGACCGAATTGCAGGCACGGGCTGACGTCAACCGCTGGATGTTCTGGTCGGGCCAGCACCTGGCGCCGGCGATCGCAATCTTTTACTGGGAAAATTTCATAAAAGACCTGATCGGCGCCGGCCAGCCGGATCCGGTGGAACTCAGGCGCGGAGAGGTCGATCTGGAATCGTTCGCCACGGTGCTGGACGGCCATCTGGCAGGACGCCAGTGGGTGTGTGGCGGCGGCCTGACCCTGGCGGATTTCTCCATCGCTGCGCCGCTGATGGCGGCTGGTCCGGGCCGGGCGCCGCTGGCGCAGTACCGCCATCTGCAAGCCTGGTTCAGCCGCGTGCAGGAGCTCGACGCGTGGCGCCAGACCGAACTCGATGCAGAGCTGATGGTTGCCTGA
- a CDS encoding ATP-binding protein: protein MDLPPIFSILPQHQILSRLTGMRWIAIVAQLLVIAAVHFTIDVGLSRGALQSLFCVIAFLCVFNLLSWWRMRFARPAGDSELFMQLLVDVTGLSLLLYFSGGATNPFVSFYLPALAVAAAILPWRLAFALALYAFASYSLLTYVYQPLHIHDSSRGMAYHLAGMWVNFAVSAALITWFVTRISGNLRQREAQLAQARERQLQGERMIALGAQAASAAHEMGTPLSTIAVIAGELRNEVRQTPALAAYGADLAVIEQQIAVCKNALDRMRVDADPQSVLGSHALKEWLDKFIDAWRLRYPAVHLSLTLSEQDGLSSHTQVLGQILLTLLDNAARAAATKAGAGRVQVTLVIAAASALIRVQDNGPGIDSELLMRLGYQPVASSADGKGIGLLLAFESARQIGAAIRLSATPADGTIAELTVALP, encoded by the coding sequence ATGGACCTACCCCCGATCTTCAGCATCCTGCCGCAACATCAGATCCTCAGCCGCCTGACAGGAATGCGCTGGATCGCCATCGTGGCGCAGCTGCTGGTAATCGCCGCGGTGCATTTCACGATCGATGTCGGGCTGTCGCGCGGTGCGCTGCAGTCACTGTTTTGCGTGATCGCCTTTCTCTGCGTTTTCAACTTGCTGAGCTGGTGGCGCATGCGCTTTGCGCGGCCAGCCGGCGATTCCGAGTTGTTCATGCAGTTGCTGGTGGATGTCACCGGCCTGTCATTGCTGCTCTATTTTTCCGGCGGCGCGACCAATCCCTTCGTCTCCTTTTATCTGCCGGCCCTAGCGGTCGCCGCCGCGATCTTGCCATGGCGACTGGCGTTCGCGCTGGCGCTGTACGCGTTTGCCAGCTATTCCTTGCTGACCTATGTCTACCAGCCGCTGCATATCCATGACAGCAGCCGAGGCATGGCCTATCACCTGGCCGGGATGTGGGTCAATTTTGCGGTATCGGCAGCGTTGATTACATGGTTCGTGACACGTATCTCCGGCAACCTGCGGCAGCGCGAGGCGCAACTGGCGCAGGCACGCGAGCGTCAGTTGCAAGGCGAACGAATGATCGCGCTGGGAGCACAGGCGGCCAGTGCTGCGCATGAAATGGGCACGCCACTGTCGACCATCGCGGTGATCGCCGGCGAGTTGCGCAATGAAGTCCGGCAGACTCCGGCGCTGGCGGCGTATGGCGCCGACCTGGCTGTCATCGAGCAGCAAATCGCGGTGTGCAAGAACGCGCTTGACCGCATGCGCGTCGATGCCGATCCGCAGTCGGTGTTGGGATCGCATGCCCTCAAAGAGTGGCTGGACAAATTCATTGATGCCTGGCGTCTGCGTTATCCGGCAGTCCATCTGTCTTTGACATTGTCGGAGCAGGATGGCTTGAGCAGCCATACCCAGGTGCTGGGCCAGATTCTGCTGACCCTGCTCGACAATGCGGCGCGCGCGGCGGCGACCAAGGCTGGCGCCGGCCGGGTGCAAGTCACGCTGGTGATTGCCGCCGCCAGCGCGTTGATCCGGGTGCAAGACAATGGCCCGGGCATCGATAGCGAACTGCTGATGCGACTCGGCTACCAGCCGGTGGCCAGCAGCGCCGACGGCAAAGGCATCGGCCTGCTGCTGGCGTTCGAGAGTGCGCGCCAGATCGGCGCCGCGATCAGGCTGAGTGCGACACCGGCAGATGGCACGATCGCCGAATTGACGGTGGCGCTGCCATGA